TAGGCACCCCATCATTGTGCCACCGCCGCGGCCAGGAACTGCCTACAGCTTGGCCAGCTCCGCAAGCCGCTCCCTGGGGACCAGAACTGTCACCGGGCTCAGGCTGCGCCACCCCAGCTTGTAATACAGTCTTTGGCCGCCCGTGCTGGCCAGCAGCAAACCGGTGGTGACGGGGTGGTCGAGTGCCCGTGCGGTCAGTGATTTCATCATCATCATGCCAAGCCCGCGGCGCCGATGTGCGGGATCGGTTTCCAGGCCGTCGATAATGGCATAGTCGCCGTAAATGCCCACACTGCCGCTGGCCAGAACGGCTTCCCCGCGCATGATGGCAGCAGTGAACCGGGCCTGGCACGGTGATGCGCTGCGCCGGCCGCCAATCTTTTTCACCACAAGTCGCAGCTCCGGATCACCTAAAAAGGGGTCCTGGTTGTCCTGTGTTTCCAAGGCACACACCATGAGATGTTCCGAGGTTGAGACCATGCCCATGCCGGCGGCGTGCGCCCACTTCACATACTCGTGGACGCGGGGGCCAATGATGCACAGCGCCCGTTGGGTCGAAGCTGTCACTTCTGCTGCCAATTCTGCAAAGGCCGCATGGGTGGGATCGGCGCTGAAGTATTCCCAGTCGCCGCTAAGGTCTAGACGCAAGGCTGCCCAATAACCCTGACCCGTGCGGCTTTGATAGCCCCGCACTGCACTCCAGCCGGTAAACCATGCGGCGGCGTGCTCCTCAAGCTCCTTGGAACCAACCTTCATATGTATAGCCTATGCGTGTAAATGGCTGAAGGCGGGGATCAGGCACAATTTGGTGGTGCACCGTAGGCTTTAATACGTGGCTTTGAACAAAATTGTGCTCTTTTACGGCTTTACCCCCCTCCTCGATCCGGAAGCGATCAAGCTTTGGCAGCGTGCCTTGTGCGAGAAGTTGAGCCTGAAGGGGCGCATTATCATCTCCAAGGACGGCATCAACGCCACGGTGGGCGGTGACATCAATGACCTCAAACAGTATTTGAAGACCACGCGCGAGTACCCGGGTTTCAAAAACATGGACATCAAATGGTCCGACGGCAGCGGTGACGACTTCCCCCGCCTGAGTGTGAAGGCCCGCGAGGAAATCGTCAGCTTCGGCGCCCCCGGAGAACTGCAGGTCGATGAAAATGGCGTTGTCGGTGGAGGTACCCACCTTAAGCCTGAGGAGCTCCACGAACTCGTCGCGGAGAGGGAATCCATGGGCGAGGAGGTCGTCTTCTTCGACGGCCGCAACGCCTTCGAAGCGCAGATCGGCAAGTTCAAGAACGCCATCGTGCCCGACGTCGACACCACCCACGACTTCATCAAGGAACTGGATTCCGGCAAGTATGACGACCTCAAGGACAAGCCGGTCGTCACCTACTGCACCGGCGGCATTCGCTGCGAAGTCCTCAGCTCCCTCATGGTCAGCCGAGGCTTCAAAGAGGTCTACCAAATGGACGGCGGGATCGTCCGCTACGGCGAAACGTTCAAGGACAAAGGCCTCTGGGAAGGCTCGCTGTACGTGTTCGACAAGCGCATGCACATGGAATTCAGCGACGAGGCCAAGGAAGTCGGCCACTGCATCCGCTGCAACAACCCGAGCAACAAATTTGAAAACTGCTCCAACCCCAGCTGCCGCAACCTGAACCTGTACTGTGCAAACTGCGCCAGCGCCCCGGAGACGCTGCAGTGCCCGCAGGGCTGCACCGACTGACGCACACACCCTCCCCGAGCTCGTGCCTCGCCAGCCGCTCCCGCACCCCGCAAGCTCGCTGCGGGTCCCTCGCGGCAGGGGGCCCAACTCCGGGTCCCTCGGGCGCGTGGGCCCACGCCCGGGACTCGCTAGGCTTGTCCCATGACTGATTTCGCCACCGTGCCGCACGCCCCACGCAGTGACAACCTGGCCGCGCTGCAAACCCTTGCCGCGGACCTGACCGCCATCAACTACACGGTCGACGGCGTGGCGGAGCTCCTTGACGACGACGCCAACCAGGCCCTGGCCCGGGACCAAACCGTGCCGGCCGCACTGTTGCTGCGTGGCAACACCGATCCCCTCCCCACCCTCGTGAAGCTGTGGCTGCTGGCCCAGGACGTTCCTGCAAAAGAACTCACCAAGGCGCTGCCGTCGACCAGCATCGAGACACTCAAGAATCTGGGGCTCATCGAATGGGTGCAGCAGCCGGCTACGGTGCGCGCAGCCGTCGACCTTCGCCCCTATGGCTGGCCCGCCGCCGAAGAAGGCGGGACGGACACGAACCTGTGGGTGGCCAGCGACCTCGGCGCCCACCAGCGGCCAGGCGTGCTGGCTAAGGACCATGTTTTGGGCATTGGCCAGGCCTCGCTCACCCTGGCACAGGGCACCATGCGCCGGCCTGTCCACAAGGCGCTGGATTTGGGCACCGGCTGCGGCATCCAGCTTTTCCACCTTCTGCACCACGCCGAAATGGTCGTCGCCACCGACATTTCAGAGCGCGCGCTGGCGTTCACCCGTTTCAACCTGGTCCTCAACGCGCCCGCGCTGAACCTGCAGGACAGCGATTTTGACCCAGGAAACAAGGATTCCCGCGTGTCCCTGCGCCTGGGCAGCCTGCTCGAACCGGTCGCGGGGGAGCACTTCGACCTGGTGGTCTCCAACCCTCCCTTCGTCATCACGCCCCGCCACCGCGGCGAACTCAGCAGCGAGCAGTTCACCTACCGCGACGGCGGCCTAGCCGGGGACGCCATCGTCGAGTCACTGGTCCGCGAACTGCCCAGCGTCCTGAACCCGGGTGGGACGGCGCAAATGCTCGGAAACTGGGAAATCTCCCACCAGGAAGTAGACGGCTGCGGCACCCAGCTCGAGTGGCACACCCGCCCTTCTCAGTGGCTGGCACCGGGCACCGAAGCGTGGTTCATCCAGCGCGAACAGGTGTCCCCGGGAGGGTACGCCGAGACGTGGCTCCAGGATGCCTCGCAGGGCAGGGACTCGGCGGCCTATGCCAACGCCTATGAGGAATACCAACACGATTTTGCCTCCCGCAACGTGGCCGGAATCGGTTTTGGCTACATCCTGCTGCGCCGCCCCGCAGAAGGTGAAACGGCCGACGCGCCGCGCTTTGAGGAGATCCTGTATCCCATTGAACAGCCTGTGGGTCCGCACTTGGCCGCCGGCCTGGATCGTGCCCAGTGGCTCAAACAGCACCCGGATCTCACCTTTGAATACCTGCTGGTCGCATCGGATGTCACCGAGGAACGCCACCAGAAACCCGGCGCGGAACACCCGGGAGTGATCCTGCTGCGGCAGGGCGCAGGACTACGCCGCACCAATTTGATGAGTACCGAACTGGCTGGTTTTGTTTCCGCGTGCGACGGCGACCTCACCGCCGGGCAGATCATCGGCGCTCTGGCGGCACTGCTGGAAAGGGACGACGCCGAATTTGCCGCCGGCCTCGCCGCGGACGTCCGCAACCTGGTGCGCGACGGGTTCCTGCTCCCCGCTGAGTGATACCGCGTTCCTGAGCCTGCCATCACTGCAAACGCTCGCTCACTTGCGGGGCACTTTCCAGCGACGCTCGCTCACATATGGGCGGATTTGGGCAAACGCTCCTGCGATGGTTCCGGTCAAGCACCCACCGCACACAAGGAAGCGCAGGAGCGTCGGTGAAAACACCCCCGTATGTGAGCGAGCGTCCGGAAAAACACCCCGTATGTGAGCGAGCGTTTATGGGGGAGGGGTAAGTTGGGGTCAACGGGCTGCGGCAGCCGGCGGAAGTTGCTAGCGCAAGGAGGCGCCATGGTACTTAGTCCCCACGCACCCTGGTGGGCGTTGCTGCTGTGCCTGCTGGCCGCCGTCGTGCTTCCCACATTGATTGGGCTGGAACGGCAGGTCAGCAACAAGTCGGCTGGCATGCGCACTCATGCCCTGGTGGGGCTGGGTGCGGCGCTGTTTGTGGTGGTCAGCAAATATGGCTTTTCCGATGTGGTGGAGACAGACCTGGTCCGGCTGGACCCCTCGCGGGTGGCGGCGCAGATTGTTTCCGGCATCGGCTTCATTGGTGCCGGGCTGGTGTTTGTGCGCCGGAACAAGGTGCGCGGGCTGACCACGGCGTCGTCCATCTGGCTGACGGCGGCGGTGGGGGCTGCGGCCGGTGCGGGCCTGATCCTGCCGGCGGCATTCGCCACGGGTGCTTATTTTCTGGTGGTTGTTGTGTATGCGAAGGTGATTGACCGGCTGCGGCTGTCGGGGCGGCGCTTCCATGTGTTGCACGTGACATATGAGGACGGCACCGGGTCGCTGCGGGAGATTTTGCAAAGCTGCACGGCGCTGGGATTTCAGATTTTGGGCTTCACCACAGGGGCCGCGGAGCGTGGAAACGGTGGCGTCATGGCCCGGGTCCTCAACGACGAAGCTGTTGCTGGCGACCCGAAACACGTGGAAGTTGAGCTGGAAATTGAGGGGCTCGGATCGCGCCACACGCTCATGGCTGCGTTGTCGGCACTGCCCAGCATCAAGGCTGTTTCCTTTGACGACGAAAACGAATAATCACCCCCGCCAGGGCCCCTCCGTGCCAGGCCAGTTTCGCCGGCAGTACGTGTTTTCGGTAAAAATATGGTGAACTAGCTGGGGGACGCCGTCCGTCCACCATTCATTCCCTGTAGGAGTACCGTGCCCAGCAAGGCAGCAGCCAGCAAGCCCAAGACCGGCAAAAAGCTCGTGATTGTCGAGTCCCCTGCCAAGAGCAAAACCATCGCCAAATACTTGGGCGAGGGTTTCGTTGTGGAAGCCTCAATCGGGCACATCCGTGACCTGCCGCAGCCCTCCGAGCTGCCCGCAGAGCTGAAGAAGTCCTCGATCGGCAAGTTCGCCGTCGACCTTGAGAACAACTTCAAGC
This genomic interval from Arthrobacter sp. PAMC 25486 contains the following:
- a CDS encoding rhodanese-related sulfurtransferase, encoding MALNKIVLFYGFTPLLDPEAIKLWQRALCEKLSLKGRIIISKDGINATVGGDINDLKQYLKTTREYPGFKNMDIKWSDGSGDDFPRLSVKAREEIVSFGAPGELQVDENGVVGGGTHLKPEELHELVAERESMGEEVVFFDGRNAFEAQIGKFKNAIVPDVDTTHDFIKELDSGKYDDLKDKPVVTYCTGGIRCEVLSSLMVSRGFKEVYQMDGGIVRYGETFKDKGLWEGSLYVFDKRMHMEFSDEAKEVGHCIRCNNPSNKFENCSNPSCRNLNLYCANCASAPETLQCPQGCTD
- a CDS encoding GNAT family N-acetyltransferase, which encodes MKVGSKELEEHAAAWFTGWSAVRGYQSRTGQGYWAALRLDLSGDWEYFSADPTHAAFAELAAEVTASTQRALCIIGPRVHEYVKWAHAAGMGMVSTSEHLMVCALETQDNQDPFLGDPELRLVVKKIGGRRSASPCQARFTAAIMRGEAVLASGSVGIYGDYAIIDGLETDPAHRRRGLGMMMMKSLTARALDHPVTTGLLLASTGGQRLYYKLGWRSLSPVTVLVPRERLAELAKL
- a CDS encoding MgtC/SapB family protein, which codes for MVLSPHAPWWALLLCLLAAVVLPTLIGLERQVSNKSAGMRTHALVGLGAALFVVVSKYGFSDVVETDLVRLDPSRVAAQIVSGIGFIGAGLVFVRRNKVRGLTTASSIWLTAAVGAAAGAGLILPAAFATGAYFLVVVVYAKVIDRLRLSGRRFHVLHVTYEDGTGSLREILQSCTALGFQILGFTTGAAERGNGGVMARVLNDEAVAGDPKHVEVELEIEGLGSRHTLMAALSALPSIKAVSFDDENE
- a CDS encoding methyltransferase codes for the protein MTDFATVPHAPRSDNLAALQTLAADLTAINYTVDGVAELLDDDANQALARDQTVPAALLLRGNTDPLPTLVKLWLLAQDVPAKELTKALPSTSIETLKNLGLIEWVQQPATVRAAVDLRPYGWPAAEEGGTDTNLWVASDLGAHQRPGVLAKDHVLGIGQASLTLAQGTMRRPVHKALDLGTGCGIQLFHLLHHAEMVVATDISERALAFTRFNLVLNAPALNLQDSDFDPGNKDSRVSLRLGSLLEPVAGEHFDLVVSNPPFVITPRHRGELSSEQFTYRDGGLAGDAIVESLVRELPSVLNPGGTAQMLGNWEISHQEVDGCGTQLEWHTRPSQWLAPGTEAWFIQREQVSPGGYAETWLQDASQGRDSAAYANAYEEYQHDFASRNVAGIGFGYILLRRPAEGETADAPRFEEILYPIEQPVGPHLAAGLDRAQWLKQHPDLTFEYLLVASDVTEERHQKPGAEHPGVILLRQGAGLRRTNLMSTELAGFVSACDGDLTAGQIIGALAALLERDDAEFAAGLAADVRNLVRDGFLLPAE